The Symphalangus syndactylus isolate Jambi chromosome 8, NHGRI_mSymSyn1-v2.1_pri, whole genome shotgun sequence genome includes a window with the following:
- the ANKRD9 gene encoding ankyrin repeat domain-containing protein 9: MPWDARRPGGGADGGPEGSGAARSRAQKQCRKSSFAFYQAVRDLLPVWLLEDMRASEAFHWDERGRAAAYSPSEALLYALVHDHQAYAHYLLATFPRRALAPPSAGFRCCAAPGPHVALAVRYNRVGILRRILRTLRDFPAEERARVLDRRGCSRVEGGGTSLHVACELARPECLFLLLGHGASPGLRDGGGLTPLELLLRQLGRDAGATPSAAGAPASAPGEPRQRRLLLLDLLALYTPVGAAGSARQELLGDRPRWQRLLGEDKFQWLAGLAPPSLFARAMQVLVTAISPGRFPEALDELPLPPFLQPLDLTGKG, translated from the coding sequence ATGCCGTGGGACGCGCGGCGGCCTGGGGGTGGCGCGGACGGCGGGCCCGAGGGTTCGGGCGCGGCGCGCTCGCGAGCGCAGAAGCAGTGCCGCAAGTCGTCGTTCGCCTTCTACCAGGCAGTGCGCGACCTGCTACCCGTGTGGCTGCTGGAGGATATGCGCGCCAGCGAGGCCTTCCACTGGGACGAGCGCGGGCGCGCCGCCGCCTACTCGCCCTCTGAGGCGCTGCTCTACGCGCTCGTGCACGACCACCAAGCGTACGCGCATTACCTGCTGGCCACGTTCCCGCGGCGCGCGCTCGCACCGCCGAGCGCCGGCTTCCGCTGCTGCGCGGCTCCCGGGCCGCACGTGGCGCTGGCAGTGCGCTACAACCGCGTGGGCATTCTGCGACGCATCCTGCGCACCTTGCGCGACTTCCCGGCCGAGGAGCGGGCGCGCGTGCTGGACCGGCGTGGCTGCAGCCGCGTGGAGGGCGGTGGCACGTCGCTGCACGTGGCCTGTGAGCTGGCGCGCCCCGAGTGCCTCTTCCTGCTGCTGGGCCACGGCGCCTCGCCCGGTTTGCGCGACGGCGGCGGCCTCACGCCTCTCGAGCTGCTGCTGCGCCAGCTGGGCCGCGACGCCGGGGCCACTCCCTCCGCCGCCGGAGCCCCCGCCTCAGCTCCAGGAGAGCCGCGCCAGCGCCGCCTGCTGCTGCTGGACCTCCTGGCGCTGTACACCCCCGTGGGTGCCGCCGGCTCGGCCCGCCAGGAGCTGCTGGGCGACCGGCCGCGCTGGCAGCGGCTGTTGGGTGAGGACAAGTTCCAGTGGCTGGCGGGCCTGGCGCCGCCCTCGCTCTTCGCGCGCGCCATGCAGGTGCTGGTCACCGCCATCTCTCCAGGCCGCTTCCCTGAGGCCCTGGACGAGCTGCCGCTGCCCCCATTCCTGCAGCCGTTGGACCTCACTGGCAAAGGCTAG